Proteins encoded in a region of the Methanobrevibacter millerae genome:
- a CDS encoding zinc ribbon domain-containing protein, with protein sequence MVICSNCGHNAGESKFCPECGTKIEKESINKLCPNCGSEIGGSKFCPNCGWSESRDSSDKLDKIIDIDSKLSGKFSRALGKSRAVDKIFDKTASIGLKYADGGDNVISRKQWELIEPVFLEVLDTIEDEFIRAVLMIERNILGSGGGSALGVVISSVYVPTKGMPHDEAVAFYQEWADNIAQDIEKEKQKGTFNKEKYYKKRLKDSTLENLTLVGIPKSFKLWKDNQ encoded by the coding sequence ATGGTTATTTGTTCAAATTGCGGACATAATGCCGGTGAAAGTAAGTTCTGTCCCGAATGCGGTACTAAAATTGAAAAAGAATCTATCAATAAATTATGTCCTAATTGCGGAAGTGAAATCGGCGGAAGCAAGTTCTGTCCAAACTGCGGCTGGAGTGAATCCCGCGACAGTTCTGATAAATTAGATAAGATAATTGATATTGATAGTAAATTATCAGGTAAATTTTCCAGGGCATTAGGTAAAAGCAGGGCTGTTGATAAAATATTTGATAAAACAGCATCTATAGGTCTTAAATATGCAGATGGTGGAGATAATGTCATCTCCCGAAAACAATGGGAATTAATTGAACCAGTTTTCCTTGAAGTTTTAGATACAATTGAAGATGAGTTTATAAGAGCAGTTCTCATGATAGAAAGAAATATTTTAGGATCCGGCGGAGGAAGTGCTCTTGGCGTAGTTATCTCATCAGTCTATGTTCCAACAAAAGGCATGCCTCATGATGAAGCCGTTGCATTCTATCAGGAATGGGCAGATAATATTGCTCAAGACATTGAAAAAGAAAAGCAAAAAGGAACTTTTAATAAGGAGAAATATTATAAAAAGAGACTTAAAGATTCCACTTTAGAAAATTTGACTCTTGTAGGTATTCCTAAATCCTTTAAACTTTGGAAAGATAATCAATAG
- a CDS encoding zinc ribbon domain-containing protein, producing MTTEKEYVERLEKIIDKQDALLSQLDSKFNQQDSLNASLAKQNKYLKEDIQKHKSLTRDMNKTVTQQKNVVAKLKKELEEQLKIQQNLHKDYGEVIKNLTDDLEAEQKKNEELIKKQTSLESQIKKLQDDLSKSKQTPAVSNVSGYYGAVNPSSSTSQDSSANETSKEGLKTCPNCGSQIQEGYVFCDSCGTKL from the coding sequence ATGACAACGGAAAAGGAGTATGTCGAAAGACTTGAAAAAATCATTGATAAGCAGGATGCTTTACTCTCACAGCTTGACTCCAAGTTCAATCAGCAGGATTCCTTGAATGCGTCTTTGGCAAAACAGAACAAATATTTAAAAGAGGATATCCAAAAGCACAAAAGCCTTACAAGGGATATGAATAAGACTGTTACACAGCAGAAGAATGTAGTGGCAAAACTTAAAAAGGAACTTGAAGAACAGCTCAAAATCCAACAGAATCTCCATAAGGATTATGGGGAGGTTATTAAAAATTTAACTGATGATTTGGAAGCTGAACAAAAGAAAAATGAGGAATTAATCAAAAAGCAGACCAGTTTGGAATCTCAAATTAAAAAATTACAGGATGATTTATCCAAATCCAAACAGACTCCTGCAGTTTCTAATGTTTCCGGTTATTACGGTGCAGTGAATCCATCTTCCAGCACATCCCAAGATTCATCTGCAAATGAAACTTCTAAAGAAGGATTAAAAACATGCCCTAATTGCGGTTCTCAAATTCAGGAGGGCTACGTATTTTGTGATTCATGCGGTACAAAACTGTAG